A window of the Bufo gargarizans isolate SCDJY-AF-19 chromosome 1, ASM1485885v1, whole genome shotgun sequence genome harbors these coding sequences:
- the LOC122922935 gene encoding interleukin-21-like isoform X2, giving the protein MDVKEECLDTALMCFRSQTPKLHVATGKNQAELDSCIRKVKFSKPHDREGCTSCSNYTKESPEEFLNKMELLLQKIVSKS; this is encoded by the exons GAAGAGTGCCTAGACACAGCATTAATGTGCTTTCGATCACAGACTCCAAAATTACATGTAGCTACAGGAAAAAACCAAGCAGAGCTTGACAGCTGTATAAGAAAAGTGAAGTTTAGTAAACCCCATGACcgtgag GGGTGCACTTCATGTTCTAACTACACCAAAGAGAGCCCAGAAGAATTTCTGAATAAAATGGAGCTACTGTTGCAGAAG ATTGTTAGTAAATCTTAA